The sequence below is a genomic window from Rhodococcus sp. 4CII.
CTCACCGCGGGCGCCGACACGTTCGGACAGTGGCAGGACGAGCAGGGGGAGGACGAGAGCGCCGACGCCCGCCGCGACGGTGGCGGCCGCGTGGTGCTCCGGATGTTCGAATCCCGCAAACCGATCATCGCGGCCATCAATGGGCCGGCCGTCGGGGTCGGCATCACGATGACCCTCGCGGCCGACTTCCGGCTCGCCGCCGACGACGCCCGCATCGGATTCGTCTTCAACCGCCGCGGCATCGTCCCCGAATCCTGCTCCACCTGGTTCCTGCCGCGCCTCGTCCCGCTCCAGACCGCCCTCGACTGGGTGTACTCCGGCCGGGTGTTCCCCGCCGCGGAAGCTCTCGACGCAGGCCTCGTGTACAAGCTGTATCCCCGCGAGTCCCTGCTCGACGAGGCCTACGCCCTGGCCCGCAGCCTGACCGAACACTCCGCCCCCGTCTCCGTGGCGCTGTCCCGGCAAATGATGTGGCGGGCGCTCGGCGCCGAGCACCCGATGATCGCGCACCGCGTCGAGACCCGGGGGATCAACATCCGCGGCATCGGCCCCGATGCGAAGGAGGGCATCTCCGCCTTCCTCGAGAAGCGGCCCGCCGTCTTCCCCGACAGCGTGCGCGACGACCTGCCGGACGTGTTCGGCGACGACCTCCCGACCCCGGCGTTCCGCGGATGACCGCCACGACGCCGAGGCGTCCCGACGTCGTCGAAGCATGGCACCGCGTCGTCGACAACCGCGACCTCGCCGCCCTCGACGCCCTCGTGGCCGAAAACGCCGTCTTCTCCTCCCCCGCGGTCTTCACTCCGCAGGAAGGCAAGTCGAAGGTCCTGGCCTACCTCGGCGCCGCCCTGACCGTCTTCGACGGCACCGGCTTCCGGTACGTCGAGGAGTGGTACGGCGACCGTTCGGCGGTGCTGGAATTCGCCACCGAACTCGACGGCGTCCACGTCAACGGCGTCGATCTGATCCACTGGAACGACCGCGATCAGATCACGTCGTTCAAGGTGATGATTCGACCCGTGA
It includes:
- a CDS encoding crotonase/enoyl-CoA hydratase family protein codes for the protein MEHIELDVADGIATITLNRPDQLNAFTTTMENELIAAYDRFDADDAVRAIVVTGAGRAFCAGADLTAGADTFGQWQDEQGEDESADARRDGGGRVVLRMFESRKPIIAAINGPAVGVGITMTLAADFRLAADDARIGFVFNRRGIVPESCSTWFLPRLVPLQTALDWVYSGRVFPAAEALDAGLVYKLYPRESLLDEAYALARSLTEHSAPVSVALSRQMMWRALGAEHPMIAHRVETRGINIRGIGPDAKEGISAFLEKRPAVFPDSVRDDLPDVFGDDLPTPAFRG
- a CDS encoding nuclear transport factor 2 family protein; translated protein: MTATTPRRPDVVEAWHRVVDNRDLAALDALVAENAVFSSPAVFTPQEGKSKVLAYLGAALTVFDGTGFRYVEEWYGDRSAVLEFATELDGVHVNGVDLIHWNDRDQITSFKVMIRPVKGLQALIPRMAAQLPQT